In one Agrobacterium vitis genomic region, the following are encoded:
- a CDS encoding TetR/AcrR family transcriptional regulator — MEGTDARSRLIEAATAEFLARGYEQANVGRIASAAGISKKTVYKHFNSKVDLLHAVMHVSMVAKLVGIGPLDLDVPPRERLAAHLHAFAELAFSTRGITSYRLFMSEGVRFQEMAKLYIDAVSMFGIEPLARDLAAYVGANKLSLDDPVLSARMLMAMVFAEPMRDAGIGVTKPPTAEEAMKLIEVAVALFLQGTSPKTAVRPQRSFAE; from the coding sequence ATGGAGGGCACGGACGCCAGATCAAGGCTTATAGAAGCGGCAACGGCTGAGTTCCTCGCTCGTGGCTACGAGCAGGCCAATGTCGGCAGGATCGCGTCGGCGGCCGGAATATCAAAAAAAACCGTCTACAAGCACTTCAATTCCAAGGTGGATTTGCTTCACGCTGTCATGCACGTGAGTATGGTTGCAAAACTTGTTGGCATCGGACCCCTTGATCTCGATGTGCCTCCTCGAGAAAGGCTTGCGGCCCATCTCCATGCCTTCGCGGAACTGGCGTTTTCCACAAGGGGCATCACCTCCTATCGCCTCTTTATGAGCGAGGGGGTGCGGTTCCAAGAAATGGCAAAACTTTATATTGATGCTGTTTCTATGTTCGGCATCGAACCCTTGGCTCGTGACCTCGCGGCCTATGTCGGCGCCAACAAGCTGTCTCTTGACGATCCCGTCCTCTCAGCCAGGATGCTGATGGCGATGGTCTTTGCCGAACCGATGCGTGATGCCGGCATTGGTGTCACCAAACCTCCAACGGCTGAAGAGGCAATGAAGTTGATCGAGGTAGCTGTTGCGCTGTTCCTTCAGGGAACAAGTCCCAAAACGGCAGTGCGGCCACAACGCTCATTCGCTGAATAG
- a CDS encoding LysR substrate-binding domain-containing protein translates to MLLRDTRLRAFHTVASQGSFTGAARHLLLTQQAISFQIKSLEDEVGGQLFTRDARAIELTDLGQLLFSHAQRILDLYGEAEAELSSFTKDLRGRLRIATTNSLAKYVMPRAIGALRTLNQDVKVTMEVGNSDYALGCLRNDLADVAFCSDGPDQLENYQAELFFQDEIVFIVPGDHPWAKTKQVAFAAFCAAPIILREEGSGTRSLIERAMTEKSTSLDQLDIVSVLGSAEAVKGAVEAGAGVGMVSRLSLRRELADGSLAAVRIEGFRLLRNFYIVRLRQKPIHRRVQQFVELARQAVA, encoded by the coding sequence ATGCTTTTAAGAGACACACGCCTCAGGGCTTTCCATACTGTCGCAAGTCAAGGGAGCTTCACGGGTGCCGCGAGGCATCTGCTGCTCACTCAACAAGCCATTTCATTCCAAATAAAATCCCTTGAAGATGAAGTGGGCGGACAATTGTTTACGCGCGACGCTCGGGCGATAGAGTTGACCGATCTCGGTCAGTTACTTTTCTCCCATGCGCAGCGAATTCTCGATCTCTATGGTGAAGCGGAGGCGGAGTTGTCATCCTTCACGAAAGATCTTCGTGGACGCTTGAGGATTGCCACAACGAATAGCCTCGCGAAATATGTAATGCCGCGAGCAATAGGAGCTTTGCGAACGCTCAACCAAGACGTCAAAGTCACGATGGAGGTCGGCAACAGCGACTATGCGCTTGGATGCTTGCGCAACGATCTTGCAGATGTCGCTTTCTGCAGCGACGGTCCGGATCAACTGGAAAATTATCAAGCAGAGCTCTTTTTCCAGGATGAGATCGTATTTATCGTCCCTGGTGATCATCCCTGGGCAAAAACCAAGCAGGTCGCCTTCGCCGCTTTCTGCGCCGCTCCTATTATATTGAGAGAGGAAGGTTCGGGAACCCGCTCTCTCATAGAACGCGCAATGACTGAGAAATCCACATCGCTAGACCAACTCGATATCGTGTCCGTCCTCGGTAGCGCAGAAGCCGTCAAGGGTGCCGTCGAAGCAGGGGCGGGCGTCGGAATGGTCTCTCGCTTGTCGCTTAGGAGAGAACTGGCCGATGGTTCTTTGGCCGCAGTTCGGATTGAGGGTTTTCGATTGCTGCGGAACTTCTACATCGTCAGGCTTCGTCAGAAGCCAATCCACCGCCGTGTGCAGCAATTCGTCGAACTTGCTCGCCAGGCTGTCGCCTGA
- a CDS encoding sugar phosphate isomerase/epimerase family protein has product MTTDAPKIAGFGFSSGDASPDLSDLPDILARIEDTGATHCELNLARYELIVNRRILPEKAEKLARICAARNLRYTVHGALAVNFMDEANLPLHRDVFAAMLELTGIVGASILVHHAAVIPAAPVQEIDRLHAIERNTLGMFAERAQRLGVRIGVETLFVEKDDMYTADPFRLANEIEAIGHPNVVGTLDFSHAFIMTQFRGLDFKAAVRRFADVAGHVHVHDSFGRPRYIRGHSVGEDVAYGMGDLHLPPGLGAIPWMEILPPLPFKSGTVLNVELRRRHFSEMPHLADFMRQLVQRANTIESDAI; this is encoded by the coding sequence ATGACGACAGATGCTCCGAAAATTGCGGGGTTCGGCTTCAGTTCCGGCGACGCCAGCCCCGATCTTTCCGATCTCCCGGACATCCTCGCACGGATCGAGGATACCGGCGCGACGCATTGCGAACTCAATCTCGCCCGCTACGAGTTGATCGTCAACCGTCGAATCCTGCCGGAAAAGGCCGAGAAGCTCGCCCGGATCTGTGCTGCACGAAATCTCCGCTATACCGTTCATGGCGCGCTTGCGGTGAATTTCATGGATGAGGCCAACCTGCCTCTTCATCGTGATGTCTTTGCCGCGATGCTAGAGCTTACCGGAATTGTCGGGGCGAGCATCCTGGTTCATCACGCGGCGGTCATACCAGCAGCCCCAGTGCAGGAAATTGATCGGCTTCACGCCATAGAACGGAACACACTTGGAATGTTCGCCGAACGCGCGCAGCGTCTCGGCGTCCGGATCGGGGTGGAAACATTGTTCGTCGAGAAAGACGACATGTATACGGCCGATCCCTTCCGGCTCGCCAATGAGATCGAGGCGATCGGGCATCCAAATGTCGTTGGCACGCTGGATTTCAGCCATGCATTCATCATGACGCAGTTCAGGGGACTGGATTTCAAGGCAGCGGTTCGTCGCTTCGCCGATGTGGCGGGCCATGTGCATGTTCACGACAGCTTCGGTCGGCCACGTTATATTCGTGGCCACAGTGTAGGAGAGGACGTTGCCTATGGGATGGGCGATCTCCACCTGCCGCCTGGATTGGGTGCGATACCGTGGATGGAGATTCTTCCTCCACTCCCCTTCAAGTCCGGAACGGTGCTGAATGTGGAACTGCGCCGCCGTCATTTTTCCGAGATGCCACACCTCGCTGACTTCATGAGGCAACTTGTCCAGCGGGCAAACACAATCGAGAGCGACGCCATTTAA
- a CDS encoding sulfite exporter TauE/SafE family protein: MDITLAQYGLVAAFAFVAAVLGGIAGYGTGLLLPPILVPIIGAEAVVPVISLSALLTNSSRLVAFWKDFDGKKAALVIVAALPTCLLGAYGYTKLSGANVTILIGVLLIILVPLRRYANLLHGHLRTRGLIVASGGYGVLVGGTSGSGVVLLSILLATGLQGVSVIATDAGISLMLGVVKTSVFQAAGDLTLPLWFMALLIGLCATPGAFIAKRLSFRLSSSFHTVILDGVVALGGVMLVVQGFRAL; encoded by the coding sequence ATGGATATCACACTTGCTCAATACGGCCTGGTCGCTGCCTTCGCCTTCGTTGCGGCTGTCCTGGGCGGGATTGCCGGTTACGGGACAGGGCTGCTGTTGCCGCCGATTCTTGTTCCGATCATTGGCGCAGAAGCCGTCGTCCCGGTCATCAGCCTTTCGGCTCTGCTGACCAATTCCAGCAGATTGGTGGCTTTCTGGAAAGACTTCGATGGAAAGAAGGCAGCTCTTGTCATTGTCGCAGCCTTACCGACCTGCCTTCTAGGTGCTTATGGATACACGAAACTCTCCGGTGCAAATGTGACAATCCTGATCGGCGTCTTGCTGATTATCCTGGTTCCTCTTCGGCGCTATGCCAACCTTCTTCATGGCCATCTGCGAACCCGTGGGTTGATTGTTGCCTCGGGCGGTTACGGCGTTCTTGTCGGAGGAACGTCAGGATCGGGTGTCGTGCTGCTTTCCATCCTGCTGGCGACGGGATTGCAGGGTGTCTCGGTGATCGCGACGGATGCTGGGATTTCGCTGATGCTGGGCGTCGTCAAGACATCGGTTTTCCAGGCGGCCGGTGATCTGACCTTGCCCCTCTGGTTTATGGCGCTGCTGATAGGCCTTTGTGCGACCCCGGGCGCATTCATTGCCAAGCGTCTGTCTTTTCGCCTGTCGTCGTCATTCCACACGGTGATCCTTGACGGCGTTGTCGCCCTTGGCGGTGTCATGCTTGTCGTCCAAGGCTTTCGCGCTCTTTAA
- a CDS encoding citrate/2-methylcitrate synthase, which yields MNVLSPLPNAQPASAMNGNSTEIPVFRGLAGVYVDFTTICEIDNDTDQLRYRGYDIADLIEHCTFEEVVSLLLFGELPTPAQTANIAEALLVNRELPAPIYDLVRSLPRSTEPMAALRTAVSALGCYETEGQSLEETRLSAIRLLAQIPLAIGAFEAHRRERPWLDPLTGRSHAAHVLQQLTLQDPDEQDAQVMDKVLSIHAEHELNASCFSARVTASTLSNLAASVTAAIGTLSGSLHGGANERVLMNVQTISDPERVDAFIDGALSRKEKIHGFGQRGCAGEDPRAVILRGMAEDLVQRKGDDSVFKVLTRLHEAMSTRRKLWPNVDFYSASVLYSLGVPRDLFTPLFASSRTAGWSAHILEQLADNRLIRPKAKYAGPELRSVPLR from the coding sequence ATGAATGTCTTGAGCCCTCTACCCAATGCCCAGCCGGCGTCTGCCATGAACGGCAATTCGACCGAAATCCCGGTTTTCCGCGGCCTCGCCGGCGTCTACGTCGATTTCACGACGATATGCGAGATCGACAACGACACGGATCAACTGCGATACCGTGGTTATGATATCGCGGACCTCATCGAGCATTGTACCTTCGAGGAAGTCGTCTCGCTCCTTTTGTTCGGCGAACTGCCAACGCCCGCGCAGACAGCCAATATTGCGGAGGCGCTGCTTGTCAATCGCGAGTTGCCGGCTCCCATCTATGACCTTGTTCGGTCCTTGCCACGTTCGACCGAACCCATGGCAGCTCTCAGAACGGCGGTCTCGGCGCTTGGGTGCTATGAGACAGAAGGGCAGAGCCTTGAGGAAACACGGCTGAGCGCAATACGGCTGCTCGCCCAGATCCCGCTGGCTATCGGCGCTTTCGAGGCGCACCGACGCGAACGTCCATGGCTCGATCCTCTGACCGGCAGAAGTCATGCCGCGCACGTGCTTCAGCAGCTCACGCTGCAGGATCCGGACGAGCAGGATGCGCAGGTCATGGACAAGGTTCTTTCCATTCATGCCGAACATGAACTGAACGCCTCATGCTTCTCGGCCCGCGTCACTGCATCCACTCTATCCAATCTCGCGGCGTCGGTTACGGCCGCGATCGGCACGCTTTCCGGATCCTTGCATGGCGGCGCAAACGAGCGCGTCCTCATGAACGTCCAGACCATATCCGATCCGGAGCGGGTAGATGCATTCATCGATGGTGCCCTCTCTCGCAAGGAGAAAATCCATGGCTTCGGACAACGTGGCTGCGCCGGTGAAGATCCCCGGGCCGTCATCCTGCGGGGAATGGCGGAAGACCTCGTTCAACGGAAAGGCGACGACAGCGTCTTCAAGGTTCTGACAAGGCTCCACGAAGCGATGTCGACACGACGGAAGCTGTGGCCGAACGTCGACTTTTATTCCGCAAGCGTACTCTATAGCCTCGGTGTTCCTCGAGATCTCTTCACGCCGCTGTTTGCTTCAAGCCGCACGGCCGGCTGGAGCGCTCATATCCTCGAGCAGTTGGCGGACAATCGTCTGATCCGGCCGAAAGCGAAGTATGCGGGACCCGAATTGCGCAGCGTTCCGCTGCGATGA
- a CDS encoding helix-turn-helix domain-containing protein, with product MEHLGALNAFVQTADSGSFAGAAARLGVSGSAIGKAVARLEERLAVRRQCKLSASQS from the coding sequence ATGGAACATCTCGGCGCACTCAATGCCTTCGTGCAGACGGCAGATTCCGGCAGCTTTGCGGGTGCCGCTGCCAGACTCGGCGTCTCGGGCTCCGCTATAGGCAAGGCGGTCGCGCGGCTGGAAGAGCGGCTTGCCGTTCGCCGGCAATGTAAACTTAGCGCTTCACAGTCATGA
- a CDS encoding DDE-type integrase/transposase/recombinase, whose product MTRFARDPLYRRHRFPAEVIAHAVWLYFRFPLSLRMVEDMLAARGVIVSHQTVRLWAEKFGRHFTNDIRRRSADKLRSYGAAKRDIMPGIEHRSHKGLNNRAENSHQPVRRRERIMRRFKSARHRQRFVSIHDPIANLFHIPRHDIPSTHHRELRKTAMQTWYQIAGIQAA is encoded by the coding sequence ATGACCAGATTTGCCCGTGATCCACTTTATCGTCGCCATCGATTTCCAGCCGAGGTGATTGCCCATGCCGTTTGGCTCTATTTCCGGTTTCCGCTGAGCCTGCGGATGGTCGAGGATATGCTGGCTGCCCGTGGCGTCATCGTCTCTCACCAAACCGTGAGGCTCTGGGCGGAGAAGTTCGGCCGGCATTTCACCAATGACATTCGGCGGCGCTCAGCCGACAAGCTTCGATCCTACGGTGCGGCGAAGCGTGATATCATGCCCGGCATCGAACATCGCTCGCACAAGGGCCTGAACAATCGGGCCGAGAATTCTCATCAGCCTGTCCGACGGCGTGAAAGGATTATGAGGCGCTTCAAGTCAGCGAGGCATCGTCAACGGTTCGTTTCCATCCACGATCCGATTGCCAACCTCTTTCACATTCCCCGCCACGACATTCCATCCACCCATCATCGCGAATTGCGAAAAACAGCCATGCAAACATGGTACCAAATCGCTGGCATTCAAGCCGCCTAA
- a CDS encoding serine hydrolase domain-containing protein, whose translation MTSSNSSIASRLDAVIDGAIAAERIVGAVVRVALDGEIIWSRAAGLADREAGTAMRTDAIFRLASVSKLFTAATALALVSQGKLDLDRPITEWLPAFTPTFEGRPALITSRHLLSHSAGLSYGFFEPEDGPLSRAGVSDGMDRSDLTLTDNIRRLAGVPLSFAPGSAFRYSLGIDVVGAVIEAATELALPEAIRTLITEPLGLEDAGFALSDLSRVAAAYADATPRPRRMHEPEYLPLLPGMAGVIMDPSRVFDTKAFPSGGAGMVGTASDVLLLIEALLQGGGDIMTADLAAEMARDQIPGIEIEGSPGWGYGLGFSVLRDSQAAGVAEPAGTWRWGGAYGHSWFIDPSNRLTVVALTNTAFEGMSGAGRFSADLSRAIYAAMAEPS comes from the coding sequence ATGACATCCTCAAATTCTTCAATCGCATCGCGCCTGGACGCCGTGATCGACGGTGCGATTGCAGCCGAGCGCATCGTCGGAGCCGTCGTCCGCGTCGCACTCGACGGCGAAATAATCTGGAGCCGCGCAGCAGGCCTCGCCGACCGGGAGGCCGGCACGGCGATGCGAACTGACGCAATCTTCCGGCTGGCCTCCGTCTCGAAACTCTTCACCGCTGCTACTGCCCTGGCGCTGGTCAGCCAAGGGAAACTGGATCTCGATCGACCGATCACGGAATGGTTGCCCGCGTTCACGCCGACCTTCGAGGGACGACCCGCTCTTATCACCTCGCGTCATCTCCTCAGCCACAGCGCAGGGCTCAGCTATGGCTTCTTCGAGCCGGAAGACGGGCCGCTCTCCCGAGCCGGGGTCTCCGACGGGATGGACCGCTCCGACCTGACCCTTACCGACAACATCCGGCGCCTTGCCGGCGTCCCCCTCTCCTTCGCGCCGGGGTCGGCATTCCGCTATTCGTTGGGGATAGATGTTGTGGGTGCGGTGATTGAGGCGGCAACAGAGCTCGCCCTGCCGGAGGCCATCCGCACGCTCATCACCGAGCCGCTCGGTCTTGAGGATGCCGGTTTTGCGCTTTCCGATTTATCCCGGGTTGCGGCTGCATACGCGGACGCCACGCCACGTCCCCGCCGGATGCACGAGCCGGAGTACCTGCCGTTACTCCCCGGTATGGCCGGCGTCATCATGGATCCATCACGTGTGTTCGATACCAAGGCTTTTCCTTCCGGCGGCGCCGGTATGGTCGGCACAGCGTCCGATGTGTTGCTGCTGATAGAAGCGTTGCTGCAAGGTGGCGGCGATATCATGACGGCCGACCTTGCCGCCGAGATGGCGCGCGACCAGATCCCCGGAATTGAAATCGAGGGTTCGCCGGGCTGGGGCTATGGTCTCGGCTTTTCGGTGCTGCGCGACAGCCAGGCTGCAGGCGTGGCCGAGCCGGCGGGGACTTGGCGCTGGGGCGGGGCCTACGGGCACAGTTGGTTCATTGACCCAAGCAACCGCCTGACGGTTGTGGCACTGACCAACACCGCATTCGAAGGCATGTCCGGCGCCGGCCGATTTTCAGCCGATCTCAGTCGGGCGATCTATGCAGCGATGGCGGAGCCGTCATGA
- the aepX gene encoding phosphoenolpyruvate mutase, with protein MRNLDGSNSELTSNTTNIYSNPLRNLIRPEKLSFLMEAHDGLSAAIAEKAGFSGLWASGLSISSSLGFRDANEASWTQLVDVVERMADSVDIPILVDADSGFGNFNNARLAALKLRQRGAAGMCLEDKGFPKMNSFIGDRHPLAEIGEFSGRLRAVKDAIPESDFVLVARIEALIAGHGLDEALARAHAYADAGADAILIHSRKAEPTEILAFARSWQNRLPVVIVPTKYFRTPVSEYRAVNIATVIWANHNMRAAISAMRNVCDRIIREESIATVEGEVATLEDVFSLLKYGELAKAEERYLPH; from the coding sequence ATGCGAAATCTTGATGGCAGTAATTCCGAGCTTACATCCAACACCACGAACATCTACTCCAACCCCCTGCGCAATCTCATCCGCCCGGAGAAGCTGAGCTTCCTGATGGAGGCGCATGACGGACTTTCGGCGGCTATCGCCGAAAAGGCCGGTTTCAGCGGCCTCTGGGCGTCAGGGCTGTCGATATCCTCGAGCCTTGGCTTTCGTGATGCGAACGAGGCGTCATGGACACAACTCGTCGATGTCGTCGAACGAATGGCGGACTCAGTGGATATTCCCATTCTTGTCGATGCCGATAGCGGGTTCGGCAATTTCAACAATGCGCGTCTGGCGGCACTGAAACTTCGCCAGCGCGGCGCAGCAGGTATGTGCCTCGAAGACAAAGGCTTTCCCAAGATGAACTCGTTCATCGGTGACCGGCACCCGCTGGCCGAGATCGGTGAGTTCAGCGGACGTCTTCGTGCCGTCAAGGATGCTATTCCTGAAAGTGATTTCGTCCTCGTTGCCCGGATCGAAGCGCTGATCGCCGGTCATGGTCTGGACGAAGCCTTGGCCCGCGCTCACGCTTATGCCGACGCCGGGGCGGACGCTATTCTGATTCATTCGAGAAAAGCCGAACCGACGGAAATCCTCGCTTTCGCTCGCTCCTGGCAGAACCGGTTGCCGGTCGTGATCGTTCCGACCAAGTATTTCCGTACTCCGGTTTCCGAGTATCGGGCGGTCAACATCGCCACGGTGATCTGGGCCAATCATAATATGCGGGCGGCGATCTCGGCGATGCGCAATGTTTGCGACCGGATTATTCGAGAGGAAAGCATTGCCACTGTCGAAGGCGAAGTCGCGACGCTTGAGGATGTCTTTTCGCTGCTGAAGTACGGCGAACTGGCAAAGGCAGAGGAACGCTACCTCCCTCACTGA
- a CDS encoding MFS transporter gives MTNIHVSATSPVDPPHPGRLPLSGLLALAMAGFITILTETLPAGLLPQIGAGLAVSDAFVGQMVTIYAIGSLIAAIPLTAATQGIRRRPLLLAAIAGFAIANTVTAFSPSYALTMIARFCAGVSAGLLWALLAGYAARMVAEALKGRAIAVAMVGTPLALSLGIPAGTSLGTLIGWRACFGLISVLTLILIIWVMAKVPDFQGQPMERRRGLGTVFTLPGVRPVLFVTLAFVLAHNILYTYIASFLVEAGMAARTDLVLLVFGTTALAAIWIVGVLIARRLRTLSLASIALFGLAALALALWGRNPAVVYGAIAVWALAFGGTATLFQTALSNAAGDAADVAQSMLVTAWNLAIAGGGIAGGLILQQSGVGGFAPAILVLLLPAFITTLCARHHAFPAAAHP, from the coding sequence ATGACAAACATACATGTATCCGCCACCTCCCCCGTCGACCCGCCTCACCCCGGTCGTCTGCCGCTCTCCGGCCTGCTCGCACTCGCCATGGCCGGCTTCATCACCATTCTGACAGAGACCTTGCCCGCGGGTTTGCTACCGCAGATCGGCGCGGGCCTTGCCGTGTCGGACGCGTTTGTCGGCCAGATGGTGACGATCTATGCGATTGGATCGCTCATCGCCGCGATCCCGCTGACGGCAGCGACGCAAGGCATACGACGGCGGCCGCTACTCCTCGCTGCCATCGCCGGTTTCGCAATCGCCAATACGGTGACAGCCTTCTCACCCAGCTATGCGCTGACGATGATCGCCCGGTTCTGCGCCGGTGTTTCGGCTGGCCTGTTATGGGCGCTGCTCGCCGGCTATGCGGCACGCATGGTGGCCGAGGCACTAAAGGGACGGGCTATCGCCGTGGCCATGGTGGGCACGCCGCTCGCATTGTCGCTCGGCATCCCGGCCGGCACGTCTCTCGGAACCTTGATTGGCTGGCGCGCGTGTTTCGGCCTCATCAGCGTGTTGACGCTCATATTGATCATATGGGTCATGGCGAAGGTACCGGACTTCCAAGGGCAACCTATGGAGCGTCGCCGCGGGCTCGGCACGGTGTTTACTCTGCCCGGCGTGCGCCCGGTCCTGTTCGTCACCCTTGCCTTCGTCCTCGCTCACAACATCCTGTATACCTATATCGCCTCGTTCCTGGTCGAGGCCGGCATGGCTGCGCGGACCGATCTTGTGCTTCTGGTCTTCGGCACGACAGCATTGGCAGCCATCTGGATCGTCGGAGTCCTGATTGCCCGCCGGCTGCGAACCCTGTCGCTCGCCAGCATCGCTTTGTTCGGGCTTGCAGCACTGGCGCTTGCGCTATGGGGCAGGAACCCAGCGGTTGTCTACGGTGCAATCGCAGTTTGGGCCCTCGCTTTTGGCGGAACCGCCACGCTGTTTCAGACCGCTCTTTCGAATGCCGCAGGCGATGCTGCAGATGTTGCCCAGTCGATGCTGGTCACCGCCTGGAACCTAGCCATCGCCGGTGGCGGAATCGCCGGCGGGTTGATCCTGCAGCAGAGTGGCGTTGGCGGCTTCGCCCCAGCCATTCTTGTCCTCCTACTCCCGGCCTTCATCACAACCCTTTGCGCCCGCCATCATGCCTTCCCGGCGGCGGCCCATCCCTGA